The following DNA comes from Rhinatrema bivittatum chromosome 17, aRhiBiv1.1, whole genome shotgun sequence.
TGCCCTCCATCCCCTCTACACACAGCCTCATCAGGGGCAACCTCCCCTCACTCCTCTGATGCTGTGCAGGATGGGTGCTCTCTCCTTGTACTGGGTGGgctcactctcccctctcctctgatGCTGTGCAGGATGGGTGCCCTCTCCTTGTACTGGGTGGgctcactctcccctctccttgTACTGGGTGGgctcactctcccctctcctctgatGCTGTACAGGATGGGTGCCCTCTCCTTGTACTGGGTGGgctcactctcccctctccttgTACTGGGTGGgctcactctcccctctcctctgatGCTGTGCAGGATGGGTGCCCTCTCCTTGTACTGGGTGGgctcactctcccctctcctctgatGCTGTGCAGGGTGGGTGCCCTCTCCTTGTACTGGGTGGgctcactctcccctctccttgTACTGGGTGGgctcactctcccctctcctctgatGCTGTGCAGGATGGGTGCCCTCTCCTTGTACTGGGTGGgctcactctcccctctccttgTACTGGGTGGgctcactctcccctctcctctgatGCTGTACAGGATGGGTGCCCTCTCCTTGTACTGGGTGGgctcactctcccctctccttgTACTGGGTGGgctcactctcccctctcctctgatGCTGTGCAGGATGGGCGCCCTCTCCTTGTACTGGGTGGgctcactctcccctctccttgTACTGGATGGgctcactctcccctctcctctgatGCTGTGCAGGATGGGTGCTCTCTCCTTGTACTGGGTGGgctcactctcccctctccttgTACTGGGTGGgctcactctcccctctcctctgatGCTGTGCAGGATGGGTGCCCTCTCCTTGTACTGGGTGGgctcactctcccctctccttgTACTGGGTGGgctcactctcccctctccttgTACTGGATGGgctcactctcccctctccttgTACTGGATGGgctcactctcccctctccttgTACTGGGTGGGCTCACTCTCCCGTCCCTCCTCTGATGCTGTGCAGGATGGGTGCTCTCTCCTTGTACTGGATGGgctcactctcccctctcctctgatGCTGTGCAGGATGGGCGCCCTCTCCTAGTACTGGGTGGGCTCACTCTCCCCGTCCCTCCTCTGATGCTGTGCAGGATGGGTGCTCTCTCCTTGTACTGGGTGggctcactctcccctcactcctctgCATGACTGTGCAGGCTGGGTTGCTCTCTCCTTGACTGGATGCGGCTCACTCTCCCCGTCCCTCCTCTGATTACTGTGCAGGAGTGGGTGACTCTCTCCTTGTACTGGGTGGGCTCACTCTCCACTCACTCCTTGATACTGGCAGGATGGGTGCTCTCCTTGTATGGGTGGGCTCACTCTCCCGTCCCTCCTCTGATTGCTGTGCAGGATGGGTGCCTCTCTCCTGTACTTGGGTGGGCTCACTCTCCCCTCTCCGTTATGCTGGCAGGATGGGCtgcactctcccctctccttTGTAATGGGGTGGGCTCCACTCTCCCCGTCCCTCCTCTTGATGACTGTGCAGGATGGGCTGCCTCTCTCCTTGTACTGGGTGGGCTCACTCTCCGTCCTCCTCCTTGATACTGTTGGGATGGTGCTCACTCTTCCCTCTCGTGACTGGGTGGGCTcactctccccttctcctctgaTGCTGTGCAGGATGGGTGCTCTCTCCTTGTACTGGGTGGgctcactctcccctctcctctgatGCTGTGCAGGATGGGTGCCCTCTCCTTGTACTGGGTGGgctcactctcccctctcctctgatGCTGTGCAGGATGGGTGCTCTCTCCTTGTACTGGATGGgctcactctcccctctcctctgatGCTGTGCAGGATGGGTGCTCTCTCCTTGTACTGGGTGGgctcactctcccctctcctaGTACTGGGTGGgctcactctcccctctcctctgatGCTGTGCAGGGTGGGTGCTCTCTCCTTGTACTGGGTGGgctcactctcccctctcctctgatGCTGTGCAGGGTGGGTGCTCTCTCCTTGTACTGGGTGGgctcactctcccctctcctctgatGCTGTGCAGGGTGGGTGCTCTCTCCTTGTACTGGGTGGgctcactctcccctctcctctgatGCTGTGCAGGGTGGGTGCCCTCTCCTTGTACTGGGTGGgctcactctcccctctcctctgatGCTGTGCAGGATGGGTGCTCTCTCCTTGTACTGGATGGgctcactctcccctctcctctgatGCTGTGCAGGATGGGTGCCCTCTCCTTGTACTGGGTGGgctcactctcccctctcctctgatGCTGTGCAGGATGGGTGCTCTCTCCTTGTACTGGATGGgctcactctcccctctcctctgatGCTGTGCAGGATGGGTGCTCTCTCCTTGTACTGGGTGGgctcactctcccctctcctctgatGCTGTGCAGGATGGGTGCTCTCTCCTTGTACTGGATGGgctcactctcccctctcctctgatGCTGTGCAGGGTGGGCGCCCTCTCCTTGTACTGGGTGGgctcactctcccctctcctctgatGCTGTGCAGGATGGGTGCTCTCTCCTTGTACTGGGTGGgctcactctcccctctcctctgatGCTGTGCAGGATGGGTGCTCTCTCCTTGTACTGGGTGGgctcactctcccctctcctctgatGCTGTGCAGGATGGGTGCTCTCTCCTTGTACTGGGTgggctcactctcccctccctcctctgatGCTGTGCAGGATGGGTGCTCTCTCCTTGTACTGGGTgggctcactctcccctccctcctctgatGCTGTGCAGGATGGGTGCTCTCTCCTTGTACTGGGTGGGCTCACTCTCCCGTCCCTCCTCTGATGCTGTGCAGGATGGGTGCTCTCTCCTTGTATTGGGTGggctcactctcccctcactcctctgATACTGTGCAGGATGGGTGCTCTCTCCTTGTACTGGGTGGgctcactctcccctctctcctctgaTGCTGTGCAGGATGGGTGCTCTCTCCTTGTACTGGGTGggctcactctcccctcactcctctgATGCTGTGCAGAATGAGTGCCCTCTCCTTGTACTGGGTGGgctcactctcccctctcctctgatGCTGTGCAGGATGGGTGCTCTCTCCTTGTACTGGGTgggctcactctcccctccctcctctgatGCTGTGCAGGATGGGTGCTCTCTCCTTGTACTGGGTGGGCTCACTCTCCCGTCCCTCCTCTGATGCTGTGCAGGATGGGTGCTCTCTCCTTGTACTGGGTGggctcactctcccctcactcctctgATACTGTGCAGGATGGGTGCTCTCTCCTTGTACCGGGTAGgctcactctcccctctcctctgatGCTGTGCAGGATGGGTGCTCTCTCCTTGTACTGGGTGGGCTCACTCTCCCGTCCCTCCTCTGATGCTGTGCAGGATGAGTGCActcttctgctgtctgctgcctgggtgGCAATGGGTATTGTTGGGTGAACAAACCCTGGGGTAGAGCTGCAAACTCCCAGTTCCCTCACTGGCAAACTTCCAACAACACAAAAATCTCCAACTCCAACAGAAGTTTTTCTCACGAACGACAAGAAGCCTTAACAAAAAAGGTTATCTTCCAGCTCTTGGGAAACCTTTAATCTTTAACTAACCAGTTCAGAAGTATTGAATGGAATTGATATTAAGCCCTGATTGCACAGAGGAATTCAGAATGCTACCTCGAGATGTTTGTCTTGTGATTTTTAGTTTTTACGATTGTATTTTACATTTGTAAACTGCATTGATACATTGTGACTTTGTGGTATAAAATTgacagtataaataaataaattcagagtGTAAAGGTGAGGGCCTTTCTCCCTAGAGTGGTGGTCAGGGCAGAGGAAAAGgccagggctagatgtaaattaTGCATGCggggaagagaaggaggaccCACCTCAGAAATGTTCAGAAGGTACATGGGGGTGGGAGATGATTCCCTCCCCCCGATCACTCCTGCTCTGGTTCTCCCTTTCTCACCCCCAAGTTTCCCAGCTGCTCGTCCCAAGCCAAAGACAAATTCAGCTCTGGGCCCCATGCAGCCAACACTGGCCCCATTCTTCAGTGCTGAAAGGAGCCCCTCCCACCACAGCAGGAGCTTTCTGTGAGGGGAAGGACAGACCCAGGTGGCAGCTGTGGCAATGCTTTGTTATTAGCAGCTGGGCCTGCATTGCCCATCCTTAAATTCAGGCTTGAGAAACGCTGCTTCCCCTCCATTCTCTAGATATTCTGGAAATCTCTGGTGGTCACTCTAGATAAAGGCTGGAATGAACCATTCTAGCAGGCATAAGGATGCACGACTATATGTCCCCTGATTTGTCATCACTGCATTGGTTGCCCATTCAGTGCCTCATACGATTCAAGCTTTCCATGTTAAACCTTAATTTATTATAGGATGAGTCCACTCCTTGAATCAAGCAGCTTTATGGATTTATAAGCCCTCGTGTgctttaagatcagcaaacaagaaTTCACTAGAAGTTCCATCACTAAAATGTGTTCACTTGGATGTGACCAGGGGTTGGGCTTTGGAACCTGAAGACGTTTCTTTTCATCTTTAGCAATGCTGGTCACGTCGCTCCTGCTATGATATGTATGATTGCTGAAGATATGGACGTTTTCCTGTGGTTTTAGTCCCAACATCACATGTGACGTGAACGTGTAGCATATCAAGTTTAATGAATAAAAAATGGCTCAGTCCGCTACTTACTCTCTCTTCACTCACAATACGATCTCTCATACAGAGACGCGCTGCTCTGCTAAGGATCCAGTGGGTTTTACCCAGACTGGAAACCTCTTGTGTTTACACTGGATACCCAGACTGGAAACCTCTTGTGTTTACACTGGATACCCAAACTGGAAACCTCTTGTGTTTACACTGGATACCCAGACTGGAAACCTCTTATGTTTACACTGGATACCCAAACTGGAAACCTCTTGTGTTTACACTGGATACCCAAACTGGAAACCTCTTGTGTTTACACTGAGTTCTCTGATTTCTCATTGTGAGATGATAAACCCCAGGGGGCTCAGATTTTGGCTGGGTTTATCACAGTCACACATTATGCCTTCTAGCAGACCCCCAGAGGCACAGCCCTGATGTTAAGAATGAGGGGGCGTGAGTTTGACAGTATAATCAGGAATCTCTATCCCCTGCACGGAGAGTACATGGTGGAGCTGTCACCTTTCGTAGGCAATTTAACACCTGGAAGCCTATCAGTCATTCACCTCTCTGCATTTCAATTCTAGATCAGTCAAGTCCTGGGCaatgaaatcaaatttgcagtgcGAGAGCCATTAGGCCTCAGGTAGGTGTGCTGtgaaggggaagggtgggggtatATTCCATCAGAGCCCTGGGCTGACTGCATTCacaccctcctctcctctcctgatCCCCTCTCACTATCTTACTCTCTTTATCCTCTCTAGACTATGGCAGTTCATCTCAGCCATCCTGTTCACAGGCGTTGCTCTCATGGTAAGTTGGAGGCTAAATCTATTCATTACTCAAGTTCCCGTCAGGCCTGAAGGGCTGTGTCTAGGGAGGCGAACATCTGGGGagagcagactggctgaacatttgctgccttccagctgtgccaAATCTCAAACAGCAGGGTGCGGGGAACAGGATGGgcaggggtgagcctggagcagacagagcagagggGAATGATTTTGGGAAGgtcattgtggggggggggtgaggctgAGGGATGAAGGGGATCTGCTGTTatgggagagaaggggagagggtggtgtgtgagtgaggtagAAGGAATTGGTGCCAGTTATGTGTGCAGTCTTGCGCCCTCCCTCTACCCCACTAATACAATTCAGATCCTCTCTCTTAATCTGAAATTCTTTCCCCCAGATCCTGGAGACCATcactcaatccccccccccccccccacctcttctcCTATCCCAGATTTCTGATCTTCCCTgtcctgctcctctcctctccttctcagtccttctcctctccccagttCTGCTCCTCTTTCTATCCCTGGCCCTCCTATGACCTCCTGCTCCCTCTTGTCTGACCTTATGAGGGGGGAGAAGCACAGCACCCATAGTGCTTAGGGGTGGGAAAACCCTCAGTCATTGGTTGCTGTCATCCTGACTTGCTCCCGTTCCCGTCCCTCTGTCCATCTCCATCTGTATTTGTCCTGCTATTGCTCATCCCTGGGGCTGTGACCTTGTTGCCAGGTTCCTTCCAGGTGAGACATTGCAGAGCTAACAGTGACTGATTCAGTCTGAGGCTCCTGCTTGATAGCCAAAGGCATAGGCACACGTAACATCTGTCTGTCTGCAATCAGGGGAGATGCAGATAATGAGCATCTGTATGAAACTAGCAGATTTGGTGGGTGAcagagtgtctgtctgtctgctgctCGAGTTGaaatgtcttctctctctctgcaggccCTTACCTTCCCTGACCAGTTGTATGACACAGTCTTTGAGGACAGCTCGGTCAGCACTAAGATCTCCATCCGAATGTATGGCGGTGCCCTCCTGAGTGAGTTACAAAGCATTCAGTCTTGTCAGGAATGTATCAGGCACTTTATGTCAATAAGAACTGAAAAGCCAGGGAAGAATCCATAATCacagtcccgtcccccccatAGATGCCCAGATCACCTCTGGTAATCATCCACCCTCACTGAGGCACTACTGCTGCCTCCTGCACTGAGGCCATGACAGcctcctgctgcctcctctctctcccaggctcTCCCTGGCCCCCTGTATGATGATGAGCTGCGCTGGTCGCTCGCCGGCGTGCTGTGGGTGGGTCTCGTTCCTAGGAGCTGCCATGCATAAGCTGCCAGCAGCGTCCTGAGCAAGAGCATGAGGCAGGTCGTGGAGCGATATTCTCGGGTGGACATTGTGTTGTGCTCTCTTCTCTGCTGTGGCCAGGTCTCTCGCTTATCATGTGGAACTCATTGTACACTGCTGAGAAGGTGGTTATCCGCTGGACTCTGCTAACCGAAGCCTGCTACTTTGGGATACAGCTCATAGGTAAGGCCTTTCTCACCCTCTGCAGATATAAGTAATTTTGACTGATTTTACTGCTGCTGCCGCGGCCATGTGTCAGGCCCTGAGCTGGAGTTTGCAGTGCGCAAGTTTTGTTAGCAGCAACACTGAAAGCCTCTTGGGCTTGTGAATAATTGTGCCACAATGGGTTGTCGGGACCGTGAAATGGATGATTAAAAGCTGGGCTAAGATCAAGGTCTGTGCTCAGCAACTCCTCAaacactgctgctgccgccgcggcCGTGAGTTTGCGCTCGTCCCATCACGCACTGATGAAGCAGCTTGGCCAGGGTCCATGCTGGTCACCGTGAGTGGCGTGCAGGTATTAATGCTGAGCTGACGTCTCTCTAaccctctgctcctctctccttctttccctGCCAGTGACGGCGCTCAGCCTGACCGAGAACATGGAGATCTCCCACGCAGCGGCCACCCTCCTCTCCTGCCAGGGCCTCGGCCTGCTCCTCACCACTTACTTCTACTACCAAGTGGGACGCAAGGCGAAGAAAATCTGAAATGCCTTTGCcgtttctctcttccttctctcctcctgcctTTTGTGTTGTAAAGCAGATGAACTCCTTGCTGTGTCCAGGCAGGATCCATCCCTGGGACGTTTCAGCTGCTCAGAGGAGGGCGTTCAGTGAGTCGTCACTTTGTAGGGAGGTGTAAGAGGCATGAAGATGTCAGGATCCAGCCTTTCTGCTCTTCACACAGGCATCACTGTACCTAAACACGCATGTTCTTGAGTTTCTATGCTGCAGATCTGTGCTTTAGCGCTGCCTCTCCTAGGAGAGGTGACCCAGAGCTGTAAAATACTACAGAGCCCTTTCATGGGAGTCTCGCAGGGCCAGCAGTCTGTGTCTTTGTATCATGGGCGGGGGTCACGTCAGTCCTGGCTCTCTCCCATTGAATGGAGGCATTGGAAGGTCCTGCTTTACGtgaagtccctgcatgcagtggggaaaaccaggcctgtctgaTGTCATTTCTTCCCCAGACTTTTTCATGTGCTTCACTGCTTACCAAATCTTCTACTTGCAGGTCAAAGGCAGTTCTGCTTGTGCTTACTTCTAGAAATTTTCTGGAAAAACACTCGAGCAATAAGCagcaaactgaactggaaaaactAGGCTTGagtagttgttttttttctaggtaTCTGCAGCCACTTTTTTCTTGAAGGGTagcagtgacatctagtggccagtcAGAGTTTagcagtgacatctagtggccaatcAGAGTTTagcagtgacatctagtggccagtcAGAGATTAGccgtggcatctagtggccaatcAGAGTTTagcagtgacatctagtggccaatcAGAGATTAGccgtggcatctagtggccaatcAGAGTTTagcagtgacatctagtggccagtcAGAGATGAGTCATGAGCAGTATCTTGTgcgcaaataaaaacaaaaaataaagacttttttattggactaacttaggACATTTCTTAATCAGCTTTCGGGAGCTATTCCTCCCTTCCTTGGGTCTGAATTCTGGGACAAACAGAGTTAAGGGCCCATCTGCATTACAGGAATTGAAGGCCATGCATGGTTAGGCATAGAATTGTAAACTGACCCGAGGGAGGTAGGAATCGCTCCCGAAAGCTGATTAAGAAATGTCCTAAGTTAGTCCATAAAAAGGTATCCCCTTAGATCatgttttctttatctttatttgcatGTATTCCGTCCCACTGCTTTCTGCAGGTGCGGTGTGCATGGGGAATAGATCATGAGGCTGTTTTCATGTGCAGCTCCACCCATGCTGCAGGCTCTCTCTGAGCCAGAAGGGCCCTGCTTACTGTGCATAAGGAACGGGCGTTTTTCCATGCCTCTCGTTACTGGGCTATTGCCTCTACCTCATAGGCCAAGCTCCTGCTGTGGAAAGATTGTACATTTGCTGTCTCACTGCCAAGGATCTTTCTAGGTTCCTGCCAGGATCAGGAAATGGCCAGAACTGTTATTGCATTATGCCTGCTCTCAGTGCTGCAGCCTCAGTGCTGCAAACTGGCAATGATGCTCACTTTCAGGAATGTCAGTGTCACAAGATCACCAGGACGCAGCCCTGAGGCTCCCCACTGAGAGCTCCCTGCTATGAGCTCCACTCACCACTGACCTGTTTATAATCCAATATACCACTTTAGGGACCCACCCCAGGCTGCTCAACTGGTCCACGAGCCTTCTGTGTGGAAGAAGATTAAAAGCATTACTGAGATCCGAGAACATTACATCCACTGCTCATCCCCATCTAATTTCTTGGTCACCCAGTCAAGGAAATTGAATATTttgcctctggtaaaaccatgctgcaaTTTCCTGGACCTCTTTACTGCCAGTGACTGACAAGCAGCAAAGGAGACCGACACTACTGCACACTATGGACTCATAAAATGGAAGGAAATGAGGTTATTCTGATACTCATTAAGGTATAGCACAGAATAGGCCTCTGCTTTGACAATGTGACCCTTTCTAAGCACACTGCTCTTTTGGGATTCCCATTGTGCAGGGAAGGCATCTTGGCTCATTTCCTGGTAGATGGCttatatttctctttttcctgctACACAGGTTTTGCATTTTGAAATtgtaagaacttaagatttgccgTGCTAGGTCAGAGCCTCAGACAGTGACCAAGCCGTGTCATGAGGAGGTACCTGGCAGAACCCAATGGagatccattccttgttactTACCCCTGAGTCCACCCGGCTAATAATGACTtctccaaatcccttttaaacccaTTTATGCACTTTGGTTTTACTCAGCattgcacttcttatgttcttaaattgcaGTTTGTGCACAGagtaaaaaaaatgctttctctaatttgttttaaatgtgct
Coding sequences within:
- the TP53I11 gene encoding tumor protein p53-inducible protein 11, with protein sequence MQDTMATKQPPPLMKKHSQTDLVSRLKTRKILGVGGEDDDGEVHRSKISQVLGNEIKFAVREPLGLRLWQFISAILFTGVALMALTFPDQLYDTVFEDSSVSTKISIRMYGGALLSLSLIMWNSLYTAEKVVIRWTLLTEACYFGIQLIVTALSLTENMEISHAAATLLSCQGLGLLLTTYFYYQVGRKAKKI